ACGAGGCGGCCGGTGAAATCGACGCTTTCGCGCAGGTCCATGATTTTCGCAGGCGCGACGATAACGGAGGGTGCGGGTGCCTGCTGGGCAAAGCTCGCGGTTGCCGTCAAATTGGTTGCAACAAGCACTCCCAGTGCAAGCGTCGAGAGCAGAATCCTCGGTATCGGCATGCTAAAACCCCTTGAATTTAGCTGTTATTCCAGTCTCCTCAGGCACGTAAGCTGCAGACTAATCATGAAAAATTGAATTTGAAAGACAATTGTGCGTCGCTGTTTTAGCAGATTGGACGGCTAGCCAAGGACCTCTGGGACAGCAGGAGGACGAACAAAAGCAGTTGGCCAGGGAAAGATTCGGGAGGGTGCGGCACACCGGTGGCGGGCATCTATTTTGGGGATGCTATAGCTGAAGCCTGCTGAAAAGGGCGCCCGGTTTCGGTCTTGCGGAAAATGGAGCGGATATGGCTGCGGACGGTTTCATAGGCGAGACCGGATTAGAGTTTGTCAGGGAAAAGTGGAAACCGGTTTTCCCAAAAAGACAAACGAAAACAAAAGAATCTAAAGAATGTCCCGTACAATCTGAACCAGACATTCTTTAGGCGGCGATATCGACAGCGCCGGTCCCCTTGGCGAGCGGCATCGAGATACGCGCTTCGGCCGGGGTCAAACCAAAAAGGGCTGCAAGCTTTTCCGGCTTTTTCGGGTGCGTAAATTCCTAACGAACTCACGCCCATGCGCATGAAAAAAGCCGGCCTCCGCAAACGGTGACCGGCTTTAAGCATAGTTGAAGCAAAGGTTTTAGCCTTCGCGGATCGGAGCGATGGAGATTTCGACGCGGCGGTTCTGCGCGCGGCCAGCTTCGCTTGCGTTGGACGCCACCGGGCGATCCTGGCCGTAGCCGATGGCCGACATGCGTCGCTGGTCAACGCCCTGTGTCGCAAGGTAGTTGGCGACCGAAGCGGCGCGGCGTTCCGAGAGGCCCTGGTTGTAGCTAGGATTGCCGGTCGAGTCCGTATGGCCGTCGACGTCGACAAGCGTCTTGTTGAACTTGCGCAGCACGATCGCCACCGAGTTCAGCGTTGAGTAGAAGCCCGGTATCACCTGGTCCTGATCGGTCGCGAAAGTGATGTTCGAAGGCATGTTGAGGATGATGCGGTCGCCGGCGCGGGTCACGGAAACACCGGTC
This genomic stretch from Pararhizobium capsulatum DSM 1112 harbors:
- a CDS encoding OmpA family protein, with translation MIKKTAIAAIAAVYLSGCTTTDPYTGEQKMSNTAGGALIGAGLGVATGLLVGGSARGRRDAALVGAGIGALGGGLIGNYMDSQESELRAQLQGTGVSVTRAGDRIILNMPSNITFATDQDQVIPGFYSTLNSVAIVLRKFNKTLVDVDGHTDSTGNPSYNQGLSERRAASVANYLATQGVDQRRMSAIGYGQDRPVASNASEAGRAQNRRVEISIAPIREG